GTTTGAccaatttctaaatggcattatgAATTGTCGTGCCTTGTGTTTCAAATTTGCGTTCCAAATGTATTTACGAAGATGTTTTAATTACATTTTACATATGACACGGCGTTAATCTAAACTAACGCAAAGTTTTGTGCGGTGCAAACGGTAATACGTATTAATCTACATATTTATCATGGTTACTGACATATCCCCAATATGTCTGCTATTGTTGCAGGTCGTTTACAATCAAGCATGCAAGGCATGTCGCATTTTCGTCTTCCCCTACAAGACCGAGTACCTTACCTGTTCTCAGTGTGGAAACCAACCGTGCGAATGTGACTCCGACGACGACGATGGAGACTTCCGGACCGGCAGAGCTCGGCATGTTGATGCGAGGAAGCCACACCTTCAACATCTCTGTCAAAAGTGCCAAACAGGAGACCTATGTGTGCGGGCATAGGGAGTTAGTAATATCAACGACGCCCTTTTGATAAGACGTCCGctcaaaacatgtttttcatattggCTCACTTTAAGcaatttattttgttacttTGAAGTATTGTTACGTCCGTATTTTTGTGAAGTTTTTGATATAAACACAAAAttacctgtttaaagcagtttTTCTTGTTACCCATGAAAACACTTACACTGTGTTAAATATAACattcaaataaataaagaaggggatattccattttacgAACAttccactagccaatgccaatgcatatgagaaaaagtaatatatgtccatacagatgaaacatttccaaaggaatggaataaattgtcaacATTTTTCCTTAATTTCTGTTTATCATCTggttcctccttggcttcatcatttgtattttgtcagtgttgtaaatccaatatccccgaCTTTTCTTTAATGGTATATAAGCAAACGTTGAGCGATAATGGAAATGCGATActattttcataatatatataacaGAGATGTCTTAGACTGGACGGCAAAGTGGAATTCGCACCATAGCTCGTACTGATATCTGCAATAGTGAGCATAAGTATGCGCAGCTTTGATAAGAGTATCTACCAACGCTTTTCCCTTGAATCGTCTTGATGTTTCTGAGCTGTTTTCTCCCTAGTTATCAGGTAATTATTAGTTCCTGTCGACATTCATACGGTTGTACTGCGGATGTGATGCCACTGGGTGCTGAATGCATTATGTTAATGTACATGCAGTGAAAAAGTGAAACAACTTTTCATTTCTCATAATTCagaatatatttttcttgagtgagcgagtggtttagacaacaaacacaaaggGAAACTTGGACTATTTCTACAAATGTCCGATGGATACGATGCTGGTAAGCCATTCACGGTAAAAGCAAAATTGGGATTTAAAGTCACAACGTCGGATCATGCCACGCCAAAAGGCGCACTCTTACAACACGTTCCGGAACCTTGGGTAACTGGTCTCTTTTACAACAACTATCTAGAAATCGCTAAACATCATTTTATGTCCTATTGAAACATCTAGTTTGTTATTTTAGAATACAAATAGAAATTGTATATACTTTAATCGGGGAAAGCTACAGATTATATTGTCTGTAAGATATTGACATTCATTCATACGTGATTTGAACGCTGACGTCAGTGATGTCATTATCTACGTCAGCAGATACACGCAGGTACAGCGACGGAGACCCAGAAGGAAGCTGATATCTTAACTGGCCTGTTGCCATTGCCAGTGGTTCTGTGGACTCCAGGTTGTCGTACACGGCCATGTTGATGGAGTTGCCGCCTGTATTTGGCGTCACAACGACGTAGGTTGCCTCCGATGGAGGCGCCAACAAAAAGACGGGACGATGGGAGGAGGAGACGGTCAGGTCAGTCAGGGTCTCGCTCTCCGATAAGGTCTCCATGAAAGTCGGGTCCTGACAACCACGGAAAGTGACTCCCACAACCTGGAAAGATCTTTTCACTGCCTGATAGTCGTAGCCGAGGTCGTAGCAAGCTTTCATGACTCCACAAGCGCCTTCCTCGAAGGTCGTTGAACGGCCCCAGTAAATGACGTTTGCTCTGAGGAAGCATTCGAAGGCTTGTCTGATGGGCATGTTGTTTTCCTGAACGAGTTGGTAGAAGGCGTGGTTGAAGATGCCGCTGCTGTAGTGAACATCCACGCTGTTTCTGTAGTCTCTGGTGTGCTTGATTGAAACCCCATCTCTTGTAGGATCCTCAAAGTAACGTAGGGCCCCATCCCTGCTTTTAAAGATTTCAGCTCCAACAAACCAGTCGTTGTAGCCACGAGCAAACATTTCAGTTGCCTCCCCTGTTATATCGGAGAAGGCTTCGTTAATACCACCAGACTGATCGTCGTAGATGAGGTTGGAGTTTTGTTCGGTGACACCATGAGCAAGTTCATGTGCAATAACGTCTTGGTTGACAAGTGGGTAGAAAGTGTATCGGCCATCGCCGAAAGTGAGACTATCGCCGTCCCAGAAGGCATTTTCGTAGTTGTTGCCGTAATGAACAAAGAGAATTGGTTTGAAGTTGAGGGGAACCATTGAGTACCACTCGATAAACATACGGGCTGatttggtgccaaagttcatGGCGTCCAGGACGGGGGAGTAGGCTTGGTTGATGGCGTCATCATAACCGTTGGCACAAGTGTAGGAAGCTGCGGGGTCACGGTTGTTCCTACGTGTACCTTGGTTCAAGTCTATTACTTTGACGTAGGCGTTTTCCAGAATGCAGCTGGAGCCTCTGACGGTGGTGTTGAGACAGAGAGGAGGATCGCCATACAGGTACCTTCCAACTTTAAGGTTTCCACCCTCCCCTCTGGCAGGGTTGTTGCACGTTGTTGGACCTGCTGTAGTGGGGCTTCTTGTTGTCGGTGCTGCTGTTGTGGGTGGTGCTGTCTGGGGGTCTTGAGTTTCCGACCCTCCGTCACAGCTATCAGTTGTCGTTTCCGGTTCCGGTGTGGTGGTCTCTCCTGAGCACTCATCATCCCCAGGAGATTGTCTCCTGTGTCTTAGAACAGCTAGGCGTCTCTCGACTGCTTTGTTCTGGATGTTATTGAACCTGTGGAGAGTGGTAAGGTCACAAGCGTCAATGAAGTAACATGGACGACTAGGCCGTTTGCCGTTCATGTAGAAGAAGTTAATTTCATAGGCCAGACGTGCCACGCCATCCTTCTTCACGTAGACGTTCTTCGTGACCCTGAGTTTGCTTACTCGAGACTCTGTGACCCCTTCTTGTGTGAATGCTACTCTTTTGACGGTGTCACGTGTCTGCTCACAGTCGTCAGGGTTAGGAATATCTTCCTCCAGTGATGTGAAAAGTTCACCGCTGACAACGCCCGTGTAACCGACCCTGTCGACGTCGACGGCCACGCTGCCTCCCACTACTTCCAGACCCCCATAGGTTTGCTGGAGACGTTGTTTGATCCTTCCTCGCACTGTCTTGAGGGACTGTCTGGGAACGATAGCGCTTTTGCCATGAAGCCCCAACTCCGCACATAGTTCCTCACGAGTGGCGTGGAAACGAGAACGTAAACGTTGGGCGACGGAAGCAACGTTGAATCGACGTGCCGCCTCCGTCGTGTACACTGCGAGTGACACCAGTCCTAAAGGGCAAACAAAGTAGCATTTATTAGTTCCTTATCTGAAACCATTTgaaaaatcatttaaaacaaCTGGACAGTTCTGTATTTCTTTCCGTTTTCCATGAATTACATTGCAATAAATACCAGAAATAGAAAAGTTCAAAATAATGACATGGCCTGAAGTGCTAAGAAAAGTAGAATATATCAGTTTATGTGTAAAACTATTTGAAACATGATGCCATATACAACCCGTTCCTCATCCTTCTCCATTTTATCATGGATTCAGTTTGAAAGTCCTGTCTTACTTCCCAatatgtgaaataattttgaaaagatgTCCAGTTGAAATGTCAAACGTATAGGTACTTACCCAGCAGGATTATTTGGGACTTCATGTTGTCCTCAAGTGTATGAGATGACCAGTGACCAGTAACCATGACTTATATACACCTTGGCCATCCCGAAACACGCACCTGTCTCCATATTAATTTGTCTGAGAACAATGCACGCTATCATACCCCCAGGAAATAGTCTCAAAAGCCACACTCCGTCCTTACATCACAAAACACATGCGTGCTCgatacacagacatacatgtgcaAATTACGTAAGCGTCCTATCGTATATACGTCCTGAGGTGAATTATATGCAAGATCCGTTGTTCTGTTATAGATTTCCAGTACGATAATGTTATACGCAGTGCAAACTGTAGAGATGCCACAAGGTTTCCTCAACAACATGAACGACAATTTGTATGGCAATGACAATATGGACGATGTCATTTTGTCTGTTTATGATTATGATTGCGTAAAACGTTTGTGAAAAAACAGAGTAAACTTTGGCTCACGTGTTATTAAGCGCTTGTTTCAACGAGTACATACGGTATAACCATTGTgtgggggtagcctaatggttaaagcgtcacgccggagacacgggttcgaatctactttgggtacagtgtgtgaagcccatatcctCCGAAGTgtcaatgctggaatattgctaagaacaCGATAAACTCATGCATAAAGAAATGCCACTCGGCTCTCAGTGatggtatactttcttttggtCGTTAGTTTGCATACAAACATACCAAATATGCAaaaaacatgcacacatatTACCTGAGTACAGTTCTCAATTGGATACTTATCTTCAGGACAAAACATCATCTTAACTGAGGATACGTTTCGAGCTTTTTCACGCAGTAAACCACTACGGTGGTGCCAACCCACGGCAACAAACATAACTATGCGAACCTGCATCTTAACTAAACGATCTGTACAGATATGGGGACTGAAACCTTATAAGCGCAAAAAACACTTAACagatgtaaccagtgagccagatgcactttgaatcattttacgacctcatcaaacagaaaCAGTCTGTGACGTCTTATTTAGTGGTCGGATGTTTTCAATATTAAATCAATACTTCTTATTCAGGCATTGCTTTTACACCCTAAACATCAGAACACCAATCACATTATTACAGCCTGCAAAAAGTCGAATATGGACCAAATAAACCAGTGGTCGAAGTTATGAGCACCGTTCTTCAACGCCGTAGTACGATGACAGTGAATCACCCACATGGCGGAATCTGGTTACGTGATACAAGCATTTGCAGCATGGGGCACATCGTGATTCGGATTAACTAAAAGACAACAGATTTCCTACCCGTGTCTACTTACATCACATGCGTAATTTGGTGGATAAATTCACATTTTCAGAAATTCGATAGGcagatatattttatgtatcatATACGCGTTACTGATATAGGAAGAAGAGAGGATACGTATGTTTGAGGCACAGTAATGTTCATTCAGTAATGTCACGATAATCTGTTGTTACACTGTacatctgtgaagatccggggtagaacaggtctccagtaacccatgcttgcacaAAAGACGACCATACTCGTCaatagaggcgactaacgggatcgggtggtcaggctcgacttggttgccacatgtcatcggttcccaattgcgcagatcgatgcttatgtttttggtcactggattgtctggtccggactcgattatttacagagcgccgccatatagctggaatattggtttgTGCGGTATAAAAATACTCACTTAGTTACACGGAACACAAAGACCATCGGACAGAATGCGTTTCTCGTGAGATGATGTCTCGTATGCAGTGTTCAAAATAACTGCCTATCCGCTAGCGAAATGCTAGCTGACCTTTCCCGGGTCTGTCAAAAGTTACTGAAGCTGACCCCCATGGATAATGATAATTTAGGAGCTGATCATGTTTCCTGGATCCTGACTTGCTAATTTTAGCGACAACATCGTcctcaaaaacataaacaatagtCATCTGCACGTTCTTACAAATAACTATCTAAATCGTAAACAATAACGTCATTGCTTTCCTCTGAAGTGCCAGATCTTTCGCGCATGAATAATTATTGTTCATTACAattgtgaatcatttcaaaattcattttttcacacgttttgctgttttaaggtacttcttcaaaatattgtttgcgTGATTTTTGTATGAAAATTGTAGGTTTCTGCGTGAACGCGAGTTCTCCAACCCCAGAAATCAGAGGCAGGGGGTAATGAGGCTGGAATAGCTCAAGATTCTGACTGTGGCAGCTGTTATGATAGTGATGGCAGCATCTCAGATGCATACAATTGTTAAGTGGAGGATTCTTCCAGTGATGATGACTGAAGATAATTATCCTTAAGATAATTTGATATGAAGATAATTATTCCTGTAGCGCGTTTTGGAAGGGTATTTAAAGTGAACTCCGTATGCGCGTCCGTCCGTGCACATTCGTCTTCTTGGGAGCAGATctttaaaaccgttcaataatttttcaccaaacttggcacacagATATGTCTGGTGGTATATTGGTGCTTTTGGTGGTGTaattaaatattatatttagATAAGTCTGACTTTGGCTAcattggtggtagtgttctttttCGGAACAGAACTCTGAAACAGCTCACTGTTTCTTCATCAAACTCGGCACATAGAAAGGTCTGGTGGTGtaatggtgttttttttttattgttttggaattctgaattaaATACTTTTGGCGTTTCCATGTCAACAAGTTTGACGCTGACTCAAATTGATGGCAATGCTCACTGTTTCGTACATATACATATCTAGCAGTGAACTGGTGCGTTTTGGTTGTTTAGGAATTCTGATTAAATTATAGTCTCCGATTCCATGACAACAATTTTGCCTTCTGCTGACTTTAGTGGTAGTGCTCCTTTCTGGAGCGGGAAAAAACGTTTAATACTTTCTTCCACTTGGCTATTTACACgccaaaacatttcatataatCACAACCCGAAGACAtgttcatgaagagtattttgccattgcgggggatattgatacCTTTGTCTTCTTGTCTGAAAATGTATGGGTATTCGTAGAGTGTGTCCCATCAATGTCAGAGGCTCGGAGTTAACAGTCTGAAacaattaatctttgaaaagaATACTCGAACTGTTCTCGCATGTGCTATTTTATTGTCTATAAAGTATCATGAATTATTCTGGCCAGTATGGTGTCTGAAGGGCTAGTGACATTTTTGTTTTACTAGCCCCAGTGGATAGTGACAGTTGGAATCTATTTCTAACACTGCTCGTGTCCTGCGTCGCCATTCGTCTTGGGGGGACCAGATCAGATGCTGGCTGGAGGATGTGTTTGCTGTGGGAGATTCTGTAGTGGGCGATATCATTGTAGGCCATAGCAGCACCTTCTTGGTGTTAGATGCAAGTAGATCTGCACAGTCCTGCTGATAAAGGTCCCCGCGTGGTTACTGATTTAGAATATCGTCAATAACGCAGACTTGATACTTTGCCGTTAACAATGACCATAAGGAGTTCTCCCTAACCCCCAAgctacacacgcacacataccatAACCCCTCTACAATACGACATCTACAGACAACTCCTTATCTTCCATCAGCTATGTTCAGAAAATGCCGGTTTCAAAAAG
Above is a genomic segment from Haliotis asinina isolate JCU_RB_2024 chromosome 7, JCU_Hal_asi_v2, whole genome shotgun sequence containing:
- the LOC137291470 gene encoding neutral protease-like; this encodes MKSQIILLGLVSLAVYTTEAARRFNVASVAQRLRSRFHATREELCAELGLHGKSAIVPRQSLKTVRGRIKQRLQQTYGGLEVVGGSVAVDVDRVGYTGVVSGELFTSLEEDIPNPDDCEQTRDTVKRVAFTQEGVTESRVSKLRVTKNVYVKKDGVARLAYEINFFYMNGKRPSRPCYFIDACDLTTLHRFNNIQNKAVERRLAVLRHRRQSPGDDECSGETTTPEPETTTDSCDGGSETQDPQTAPPTTAAPTTRSPTTAGPTTCNNPARGEGGNLKVGRYLYGDPPLCLNTTVRGSSCILENAYVKVIDLNQGTRRNNRDPAASYTCANGYDDAINQAYSPVLDAMNFGTKSARMFIEWYSMVPLNFKPILFVHYGNNYENAFWDGDSLTFGDGRYTFYPLVNQDVIAHELAHGVTEQNSNLIYDDQSGGINEAFSDITGEATEMFARGYNDWFVGAEIFKSRDGALRYFEDPTRDGVSIKHTRDYRNSVDVHYSSGIFNHAFYQLVQENNMPIRQAFECFLRANVIYWGRSTTFEEGACGVMKACYDLGYDYQAVKRSFQVVGVTFRGCQDPTFMETLSESETLTDLTVSSSHRPVFLLAPPSEATYVVVTPNTGGNSINMAVYDNLESTEPLAMATGQLRYQLPSGSPSLYLRVSADVDNDITDVSVQITYE